The Symphalangus syndactylus isolate Jambi chromosome 23, NHGRI_mSymSyn1-v2.1_pri, whole genome shotgun sequence genome has a window encoding:
- the EDN1 gene encoding endothelin-1: MDYLPMIFSLLFVACQGAPETAVLGTELSTVGENGGEKPTPSPPWRLRRSKRCSCSSLMDKECVYFCHLDIIWVNTPEHVVPYGLGSPRSKRALENLLPTTATDRENRCQCASPKDKKCWNFCQAGKELRAEDTMEKGWNNHKKGKDCSKLGKKCIYQQLVRGRKIRSSEEHLRQTRSETMRNSVRSSFHDPKLKGEPSREHYVTHNRAHW; the protein is encoded by the exons ATGGATTATTTGCCCATGATTTTCTCTCTGCTGTTTGTGGCTTGCCAAGGAGCTCCAGAAACAG CGGTCTTAGGCACTGAGCTCAGCACGGTGGGTGAGAACGGCGGGGAGAAACCCACTCCCAGTCCACCCTGGCGGCTCCGCCGGTCCAAGCGTTGCTCCTGCTCATCCCTGATGGATAAAGAGTGTGTCTACTTCTGCCACCTGGACATCATTTGGGTCAACACTCCCGA GCACGTTGTTCCATATGGACTTGGAAGCCCTAGGTCCAAGAGAGCCTTGGAGAATTTACTTCCCACAACGGCAACAGACCGCGAGAATAGATGCCAGTGTGCTAGCCCAAAAGACAAGAAGTGCTGGAATTTTTGCCAAGCAGGAAAAGAACTCAG GGCTGAAGACACTATGGAGAAAGGCTGGAATAATCACAAGAAGGGAAAAGACTGTTCCAAACTTGGGAAAAAGTGTATTTATCAGCAGTTAgtgagaggaagaaaaatcagAAGTTCAGAGGAACACCTAAGACAAACCAG GTCGGAGACCATGAGAAACAGCGTCAGATCATCTTTTCATGATCCCAAGCTGAAAGGCGAGCCCTCCAGAGAGCATTATGTGACCCACAACCGAGCACATTGGTGA